Within Sphingobium aromaticiconvertens, the genomic segment GGCGACTTCCACATAGATGATGGCGCCGCTGGCGGGGGCCTTCAATGTCTGCCCATTCAACACCAGTCCGATCAGATTGGTGTCGCCCTGTACGCCATAATGTGAAGACCAGCTTTTGGAGCCGCGGCATCGTTGCCACCGAATGCGATATCGGTCTGTAGGATTGGGGTTAGCCACGGGTTCCAGGCTGGACAGAATGACCCGCCCATGTCCGTAAAGCCCCAACGCCCCGGCCTGAAGGTCAGCGCCGATCAGCAGGTCGTTGATCTGCGCTTCCGTGATCTGCTTGGTCGACAACAGGTCGCCCGTGCCAATCCGCGATCCATCATCGGCCAGATGCAGCGCGACTTGGCTGACCCGCATCTTGGTTGTCGTGAAATTCGTCAGTTCTGCTGCAGCCATCGTCGCGCCCAATACGAAAGGCAGCGCTAGAGCGAATTCGAGAAACGCCACACCACTGCAATCACGCCGCAGTGCGGACATCAGGCATTGCAATCGGCGTCGTGAAACAGTCAGCGCGGTCACGGGCAATTCCCCACGACCGGAACCGGCTCGCCCGCTTTTTGTCCATAAGGCTGGTTGGTAAGCACTGTCTTGGCGGCCAGATGGACGGTGCCGGGCAGGCCGATCATCTTGTCCAGCGGGAAGAAGCGGGGATAATTGACATTGACGGTCAGGACTACTGCGTCCTGCGTGGCGCCCTGACCAGCACTGCCGCCGTCGGCGTCGCGACGACCGTTGGCATTATTGTCCTGAAACGGCTCATTATCGTCGCATACGCCGTTATGATTATTGTCGTTATAGGGTTCCGGCGTGGCTTCCGCCGCCTTTGTGTATGTGGAGAAATTGCGCCTATCGATATCTACCGTCGCATTGAGGGCCAAGTGGTGGACCTGATCGATAATGTGCTGGTCTATGGTAGCCTGTTTCGTGGCGTCAGTGCCGGATTCCAGGCTGGAATCGCGAGATGCTTTTTGCACTACGCCTTGCAATACGCCCTGCATGTACAGCGTATGAGCGAGATCGAGCGCGCCAAGCATTAGCAACAGAAACACCGGAGCAATCAGCCCGAATTCGGTTGCAGCAATGCCATGGGTGTCACGGCGGACACCAGCGGCGAGGCCGCGGATCGTGATTGCGCGCATCAGCTTGTCAACCTGAGCTGGGATATCTGGTTCGCGATGTTGCGGAACGTGGTCTGCAACGCCGTCGAACTGCGCGCCGAAAAGAATCGGTCAGGAGTTGCGCAGCTTCTCAACAAAGTCTCATTCGCTGTGTCGGCTGTGCCGAACCATATGACCCACAAGGTCGTGTTAGGCATATTCCTGATGGCTGCGCACACGGCCTGGGTGCGGGCGTTGACCTGCTGCGTCAATGTGGCGGTGGGCGAGCTTCCATCGGTCGGCTCTACATTGAAATCAGTCTGACGGCGGTCGTACCAGGCAATTCCATAAGCCTGATAATTGGCCACCGCTGTTTCCGCTTTGCCATCGGTCATGAAGATCAAGTGGCGTTGAATCTCGCCCCCGCGTGGTGTGGTCGCATTATCTGCGGCAAACAGACCAGTCGGCGACATCAGCCGTGCACCCCAGATCAAGCCAATATCATGATAGGTGCTGCTGCTTGCTGTCAATGTGCTCACGTAGCTGTCGAACGCAGTCGCGTCCGGCCACTCCACCAGGCGGGTCGAAGGGGTTGGGCAGCTTTCGCCGACTGTGCTGAAATTTTCGAAGGTTGTGATGGGGGTCATGCTGCGATTACTGCTATTGTCGTAATTTTCTTTTCGTTGATAAATGAGTTCCGCAAGCGCGGGCTTCCAGCGGCTGCCTTCGGCAAAACCGGGTGGCGTATCTATATCCAGATCCAGCGCGCCATCGGGCACCGGAGTATAATTTATCGCCC encodes:
- a CDS encoding TadE/TadG family type IV pilus assembly protein, which codes for MRAITIRGLAAGVRRDTHGIAATEFGLIAPVFLLLMLGALDLAHTLYMQGVLQGVVQKASRDSSLESGTDATKQATIDQHIIDQVHHLALNATVDIDRRNFSTYTKAAEATPEPYNDNNHNGVCDDNEPFQDNNANGRRDADGGSAGQGATQDAVVLTVNVNYPRFFPLDKMIGLPGTVHLAAKTVLTNQPYGQKAGEPVPVVGNCP
- a CDS encoding pilus assembly protein, whose product is MSALRRDCSGVAFLEFALALPFVLGATMAAAELTNFTTTKMRVSQVALHLADDGSRIGTGDLLSTKQITEAQINDLLIGADLQAGALGLYGHGRVILSSLEPVANPNPTDRYRIRWQRCRGSKSWSSHYGVQGDTNLIGLVLNGQTLKAPASGAIIYVEVAYDYQPIIGARWLNMGPIVETAAMSVRDNREFAGPTGGVGIYNDTASTVATCS